The Toxorhynchites rutilus septentrionalis strain SRP chromosome 3, ASM2978413v1, whole genome shotgun sequence genome includes a region encoding these proteins:
- the LOC129773117 gene encoding uncharacterized protein LOC129773117, which translates to MMPVDQPIPNEVSTDALCIVCKQLNEADAKMVQCDGCTRWIHFSCAGVGDSIEADDRSYHCVVCRPRGSRAPSTAKSTASTSASARQAKLQLEMQQLAEEKELQAKMVAEKADQDKELQEKAIRMEKERKEKVRADQLKLEKEFMDRKYKLLHAQLNEDARTSSRVSVRSGDTAKSVEKVRCWIDNHQGIMNTKSGKVISTGFIPEAGDDVVPKPVVPVENTVVQSSSSTVPARVNNKTGEASNIVARPSVLAKLFDDVTSPITNVNRETSVSDGNPILSLPSLVQSTPRTAPVSYTSIPIVQRKVSWQNPSAAPQLTPAVTATVVSSSLLPQIPAYSEYIQPRDEKRTWVDSHTGQYNLYVVPTSTMVSTSSSASVRCTGEPIAHSYVQPSYIYTPSLGQLGHSQVPRNEPLLYTGSDNYFISRNQPVGFPNPLVPQNALQAVSHTPSTIWGDPRPPLRAPVVSVSSYQTPIPAVANTQWPYELSHSQSLYGPNTQQLAARHVVPKELPCFAGDPIEWPMFWSSYETSTQMCGYNDSENLMRLQRCLKGDARKSVSSFLLHPSNVPEIINTLRVLYGRPEAIINSLLAEVRATPTPRPDKLGTIISFGLAVRNFCAHLVSTGQQLHLANPILIEELVEKLPANIKLDWAMYKQRVPNVDLKTFADYMNVIVTAASSVTPVSAKLEKPKGKAEIHTMNIQNDEATEKPESYIQTRTARPCVVCHTGGHKPKDCTIFKSKTLEDRWKVAQGLSLCRRCLYPHGKWPCKALGCGVNGCQQRHHRLLHPGEPREPKTEISVPTSGVISVHQQQQQVLFRIIPVVLHANGRSVRTFAFLDGGSDSTLVERSLAEQLGVQGPTSPLCMQWTNGVKRVEEESQQIQLNISGLSIDKQFTIRRVQTIDGLELPRQSLNFEELQSKYPYMKGLPVQSYNEAVPGLLIGLDNTRLKTTLKLREGREHEPVVAKTRLGWVLYGRSGDKTGTSSQRVLHIRTKSRDDELHELVKSFFSMESIGVAVTQTKESADDMRAQKILQSTTIRTETGRFETGLLWRFDNVKFPDSRPMAERRLRCLERRLLKSPDLYDNVRQKMTDYISKGYAHKATTCELDEMDPKRTWFLPLGVVVNPKKPDKIRVVWDAAASIQGVSLNSVLLKGPDLLTSLQGVLCRYRQRKIAISGDIMEMFHQVLIRMQDRTAQWFLWRDSPSDPIEVHVMDVAIFGSTCSPSSTQFVKNLNAREYAAEYPEASQAIQENHYVDDYLDSVDTIEQAVQLALDVKQVHEKAGFVIRHWMSNSAEVLLRIGEQNTKSVKSFTMDKGSNLERVLGMVWRPQEDVFVFSSAFRNDLQRLLEESIVPTKRQLLSLVMSVFDPLGMVAPFVVHGKTIVQDVWRSGIGWDEPLPANIVPQWERYAKLLGTLNTVKIPRCYFPGYQPEAYNSLELHVFVDASNSAYAAAAYFRILDHGEVRCSLVAARSKVAPIKLLSVPRLELQAAVIGTRLMKSIISNHTIRIKRKILWSDSATVLNWIRADPRNYKQFVAFRVTEILDETEISDWRKVPTKMNVADEATKWGQGPCFDEHSRWFNGPEFLYKPESDWPEEAIEQPTTEELRVAYLQQQISTQQVIEFERFSKWERLLRTMAFVLRFVLPQLSQDESKSNEGMFLRKKELQRAESTIFKIIQSCEYPEECRILRSNREAHPEERRQIQKNNRVFKLLPFMDPTGVMRMGSRIAAADCIPDDGKFPVILPKDHYVTQLVINWYHRKYGHANNETVVNELRQKFHVSELRTAVKKVAKCCNWCKIHKCKPQIPPMAPLPLARLTPYVRAFTFTGLDYFGPITVRFGRGVVKRWVALFTCLGTRAVHLELTYSLSSESCKMAIRRFIARRGAPQEIYSDQGTNFQGASAELKQQISTISRDLAETFTNAETQWKLNPPYAPHMGGIWERLIRSVKTGLANMELSRNPDEETLVTALVEVESLVNSRPLTYLPVDSEEGEALTPNHFLLLSSSGVVQSEVRPTEDSALLRSNWKHVQLMLDRFWKRWIQEYLPVISRQPKWFGEVKPINIGDLVIVVNDGVRNSWIRGRIVKVYPGRDGRVRSADVQTSGGIMRRPAIKLATLDVAREAGTA; encoded by the coding sequence ATGATGCCGGTAGATCAACCAATTCCGAATGAAGTATCCACTGATGCTCTGTGCATTGTATGCAAGCAGCTAAATGAGGCAGATGCCAAGATGGTGCAGTGCGATGGATGCACTCGctggattcatttttcgtgcgcCGGGGTTGGCGATAGCATAGAAGCAGATGATAGAAGTTACCATTGCGTAGTATGTCGACCGAGGGGTTCGCGTGCACCATCAACGGCGAAATCGACAGCGTCGACGAGCGCAAGTGCACGACAAGCAAAACTGCAGTTGGAGATGCAGCAATTGGCAGAGGAAAAGGAACTCCAGGCCAAGATGGTGGCTGAAAAAGCAGACCAGGACAAGGAATTGCAGGAGAAAGCTATACGAATGGAGAAGGAAAGGAAGGAGAAGGTGAGGGCGGATCAACTGAAGTTAGAGAAGGAGTTCATGGATCGGAAGTATAAGTTGCTTCACGCGCAATTGAACGAGGATGCCAGAACGAGCTCAAGAGTGAGTGTAAGAAGCGGTGATACAGCCAAAAGTGTCGAAAAGGTTCGATGCTGGATCGACAACCACCAAGGGATTATGAATACCAAATCTGGAAAAGTTATTTCCACTGGATTCATACCGGAAGCGGGTGATGATGTCGTACCAAAGCCAGTAGTACCGGTAGAAAACACAGTAGTTCAAAGCAGTTCGTCTACTGTTCCAGCTCGAGTCAACAATAAAACGGGGGAAGCGAGTAATATTGTCGCACGGCCTAGTGTACTTGCGAAACTGTTCGATGACGTCACTTCACCCATCACCAACGTAAACCGAGAAACTTCCGTTAGCGACGGAAATCCAATCCTATCACTCCCATCATTGGTTCAATCAACGCCCCGGACAGCACCTGTATCGTATACGAGTATTCCCATCGTTCAGCGTAAAGTATCGTGGCAGAATCCGTCGGCAGCTCCACAATTGACTCCTGCAGTAACTGCAACCGTCGTTAGCAGTTCATTGCTTCCTCAGATTCCCGCATATAGCGAATACATCCAACCACGAGATGAAAAGCGCACATGGGTGGATTCTCACACTGGTCAGTACAATTTGTATGTAGTACCCACATCGACCATGGTGAGTACCAGCAGTTCAGCCTCAGTAAGATGCACTGGAGAACCAATCGCACATAGCTATGTTCAACCATCATACATTTACACTCCATCGTTAGGACAGTTAGGGCACTCTCAGGTACCTAGGAATGAACCACTGTTATACACCGGTTCCGATAACTATTTCATAAGTAGAAACCAGCCTGTAGGTTTCCCGAATCCTCTGGTGCCCCAGAATGCTCTTCAAGCAGTCTCTCATACACCTTCGACAATATGGGGGGATCCTCGACCTCCACTTCGTGCTCCTGTAGTGAGTGTGTCAAGTTACCAAACACCCATACCGGCTGTAGCAAATACACAGTGGCCGTACGAGCTGTCTCATTCTCAGTCGTTATACGGTCCAAATACCCAGCAGTTGGCAGCACGCCACGTTGTTCCCAAAGAACTTCCATGTTTTGCTGGGGATCCAATCGAATGGCCGATGTTCTGGAGCAGCTATGAAACATCCACGCAGATGTGTGGGTATAATGATTCGGAGAACTTGATGCGACTGCAACGTTGCTTGAAGGGGGACGCAAGGAAATCAGTGAGTAGTTTTCTCCTTCATCCTTCGAACGTCCCAGAGATCATCAATACGCTTCGAGTTCTATATGGACGGCCAGAAGCAATTATAAATTCCCTTTTAGCAGAAGTGCGCGCAACACCGACCCCACGACCAGATAAACTGGGAACCATTATCAGTTTCGGTCTGGCTGTTAGAAATTTCTGCGCTCATCTAGTTTCGACGGGACAGCAGTTGCATTTGGCTAACCCGATCTTGATTGAGGAACTGGTCGAGAAGCTTCCAGCAAACATCAAGCTTGATTGGGCGATGTATAAACAACGAGTGCCGAACGTAGATTTGAAGACCTTCGCAGATTATATGAATGTGATCGTAACGGCTGCCAGTAGCGTTACACCAGTTTCCGCTAAACTCGAAAAACCAAAAGGGAAAGCGGAGATACATACAATGAACATTCAGAACGATGAGGCAACAGAGAAGCCAGAATCATACATCCAAACAAGAACTGCACGTCCTTGTGTGGTTTGTCATACAGGGGGACACAAACCGAAGGATTGCACAATTTTCAAGTCGAAAACGTTAGAAGACAGATGGAAGGTGGCTCAAGGCTTGAGTCTCTGTAGACGCTGTTTATATCCGCATGGGAAATGGCCGTGTAAAGCATTGGGTTGCGGGGTTAACGGTTGTCAGCAACGGCATCACCGATTGCTTCATCCAGGCGAACCACGAGAACCGAAAACAGAAATTTCGGTTCCAACTTCTGGCGTAATCTCAGTTcatcaacaacagcagcaagtaCTCTTTCGCATTATCCCGGTAGTCCTTCATGCCAACGGTCGATCAGTACGAACTTTCGCATTCTTGGACGGTGGCTCTGATTCCACTTTGGTAGAGAGATCTTTGGCTGAACAACTAGGTGTACAAGGTCCAACATCTCCACTATGTATGCAGTGGACCAACGGGGTCAAGCGTGTAGAAGAAGAATCTCAGCAAATTCAACTGAACATTTCAGGATTGAGTATAGACAAACAATTTACCATTCGCAGAGTGCAAACCATCGACGGGCTCGAGCTACCACGCCAATCTTTGAATTTCGAGGAATTGCAGAGCAAATACCCGTACATGAAAGGGCTGCCAGTTCAAAGCTACAACGAAGCCGTTCCCGGTTTATTGATAGGACTGGATAATACCAGATTAAAGACCACACTAAAGCTGAGGGAGGGTCGCGAGCACGAGCCAGTAGTCGCTAAAACCAGGTTGGGCTGGGTTCTGTATGGTCGTTCTGGGGATAAAACAGGTACATCTTCACAGCGAGTTCTGCATATTCGTACGAAATCACGAGACGACGAGTTACATGAACTGGTGAAGAGTTTTTTCTCTATGGAAAGCATTGGCGTTGCGGTGACTCAGACGAAGGAATCGGCCGACGACATGCGCGCTCAGAAGATTCTTCAATCCACAACGATCAGAACTGAAACCGGCAGATTCGAAACTGGGCTTTTGTGGAGATTCGATAATGTCAAGTTTCCCGATAGCAGACCCATGGCTGAGCGCAGATTGAGGTGCTTGGAACGTCGGCTTCTTAAATCACCAGACTTGTACGACAACGTTCGGCAAAAAATGACTGACTACATATCCAAAGGGTACGCACACAAGGCAACTACATGTGAGCTGGATGAGATGGATCCCAAGCGGACGtggtttttaccattgggtgTCGTAGTGAACCCCAAGAAACCTGATAAAATTAGGGTTGTCTGGGACGCTGCTGCGTCTATACAAGGGGTATCGTTGAACTCCGTTCTTCTGAAAGGACCGGATCTACTAACATCTCTACAAGGTGTCTTGTGTCGGTATCGACAAAGGAAAATCGCTATAAGTGGCGATATCATGGAAATGTTCCATCAAGTGCTCATCAGAATGCAGGATCGTACAGCCCAATGGTTCCTTTGGCGGGACAGTCCATCTGACCCGATTGAAGTGCACGTTATGGATGTTGCTATATTTGGGTCAACGTGTTCACCAAGTTCAACGCAGTTCGTGAAGAATTTGAATGCGCGGGAGTATGCGGCAGAATATCCGGAAGCATCACAGGCCATACAGGAAAACCATTATGTGGATGATTATCTGGACAGCGTCGATACGATCGAGCAAGCTGTTCAGCTAGCTCTGGACGTTAAACAAGTTCATGAAAAGGCAGGATTCGTTATTCGGCATTGGATGTCCAACTCCGCAGAGGTGTTACTGCGAATCGGAGAGCAGAACACGAAGTCAGTTAAGAGCTTCACGATGGACAAGGGCAGTAATCTGGAACGGGTTTTGGGAATGGTATGGCGACCACAAGAGGATGTCTTCGTATTCTCGTCGGCTTTCCGCAATGATTTACAACGTCTACTGGAAGAGTCCATAGTGCCAACTAAACGGCAATTGCTGAGCTTAGTTATGAGCGTTTTCGACCCGTTAGGAATGGTCGCTCCGTTTGTGGTGCATGGTAAGACAATAGTCCAAGATGTGTGGAGATCCGGAATTGGCTGGGACGAACCGTTACCGGCGAATATCGTACCTCAATGGGAGCGATATGCAAAACTTTTAGGAACGCTTAATACAGTGAAAATACCCAGATGCTACTTTCCTGGATACCAACCGGAAGCATACAATTCGCTTGAACTGCACGTCTTCGTCGATGCTAGTAATTCCGCATATGCTGCCGCAGCGTACTTTCGGATTCTGGACCACGGAGAAGTACGCTGTAGTTTGGTGGCTGCAAGGAGCAAGGTAGCCCCTATCAAGTTGTTGTCAGTCCCGCGATTAGAGCTGCAGGCAGCCGTGATTGGAACACGACTTATGAAATCTATCATCTCAAATCACACGATACGCATCAAGCGTAAAATCTTATGGAGTGATTCAGCTACAGTCCTTAACTGGATACGAGCAGATCCACGGAACTACAAGCAGTTCGTAGCGTTCAGGGTAACAGAAATCCTGGATGAAACGGAGATCAGTGACTGGAGGAAGGTGCCAACAAAGATGAATGTTGCTGATGAAGCTACAAAGTGGGGACAAGGCCCATGCTTTGATGAACACAGCAGGTGGTTCAACGGACCGGAGTTCTTGTATAAACCGGAGTCTGATTGGCCAGAGGAAGCAATTGAACAACCTACTACTGAAGAGTTAAGGGTGGCCTATTTGCAACAGCAGATATCAACACAGCAGGTCATCGAATTTGAGCGTTTCTCGAAGTGGGAGAGGTTACTTCGCACTATGGCATTCGTCCTACGGTTTGTTTTGCCACAGTTGTCTCAAGATGAATCGAAGTCGAATGAAGGCATGTTCCTGAGAAAAAAAGAATTACAACGAGCGGAGTCAACTATATTTAAGATAATCCAAAGTTGTGAATATCCTGAAGAGTGCCGCATACTGCGTAGTAATCGAGAAGCGCATCCAGAAGAACGTAGACAGATTCAGAAAAACAATCGTGTCTTCAAACTACTCCCATTCATGGATCCAACGGGTGTCATGCGAATGGGATCTCGCATCGCTGCAGCAGATTGTATTCCTGATGATGGAAAATTTCCTGTGATCTTGCCTAAGGACCATTATGTCACACAATTGGTGATTAATTGGTACCACAGGAAATATGGACACGCTAACAATGAAACCGTAGTAAACGAACTTCGACAGAAGTTCCACGTTTCAGAGTTACGAACGGCCGTCAAGAAGGTGGCAAAATGTTGTAACTGGTGCAAAATTCATAagtgcaagccacaaattcCGCCAATGGCGCCCCTTCCTCTTGCCCGTCTCACGCCGTACGTCAGAGCCTTCACATTCACGGGACTGGATTATTTTGGTCCAATAACTGTTCGCTTTGGACGAGGTGTTGTCAAAAGATGGGTAGCGTTGTTTACCTGCCTAGGAACCCGAGCAGTACACTTGGAACTCACTTACAGCTTGTCGTCTGAATCCTGCAAGATGGCAATACGCAGGTTCATTGCCCGTCGAGGAGCACCacaggaaatttattcagacCAAGGAACTAACTTTCAAGGGGCGAGCGCGGAGTTAAAACAGCAGATAAGCACCATCAGTCGCGATCTAGCGGAGACATTTACAAATGCGGAAACACAATGGAAACTCAACCCACCGTACGCCCCACATATGGGTGGCATATGGGAACGACTGATTCGCTCAGTGAAGACCGGCCTGGCGAACATGGAGTTGTCAAGAAATCCAGATGAGGAAACTTTGGTAACGGCCCTTGTGGAGGTGGAATCCTTGGTGAACTCGCGTCCATTAACTTACCTACCGGTCGACAGTGAAGAAGGCGAGGCCTTGACACCAAATCACTTCCTACTGTTGAGTTCGAGTGGAGTGGTTCAGTCAGAAGTCCGGCCAACGGAAGACAGTGCGCTGCTAAGATCCAATTGGAAGCATGTACAGCTTATGCTAGACAGGTTTTGGAAGCGGTGGATCCAAGAATATTTGCCTGTTATCTCCAGGCAACCGAAGTGGTTTGGAGAGGTGAAACCCATTAACATCGGAGACCTGGTCATTGTTGTGAACGACGGCGTGAGGAATAGCTGGATCAGAGGTAGGATTGTCAAAGTGTATCCTGGACGTGATGGACGAGTTCGCAGTGCGGATGTGCAAACTTCTGGTGGTATCATGCGTAGACCGGCGATTAAGCTCGCTACCTTGGATGTAGCCAGGGAAGCAGGTACAGCTTAA